Proteins co-encoded in one Aminivibrio pyruvatiphilus genomic window:
- a CDS encoding NrpR regulatory domain-containing protein: MFESDEYPETVIEILRVLYFSGKLQTTADLRTALNRRGVDVETRTIRYHLTNLEKNGFVRRYGNRGVMLSPEGVEEAKMLLVFDRVGGLAMETERLSLDCDYDARTGKGSIMVNTLLVDRGKTGEALEMLSQASGSGVILSSRLGMLHAGERMWNCEVPEGKNALIGVSGRNYDIMLQQARIPTETSATFLYRVEDGRPRGIADIISHSGTTLSPGELLIRGKYTSVSGVVAAGSGLVTAAIKTFPAVFYDEVKSILESLDESLFSGLVEVRAQIPQSYRMSYKDRNRGYMLVYGGANFFAPLVEQGLAEQLSISHSIYPSERMLPVKEIAAALCD; encoded by the coding sequence ATGTTCGAATCAGACGAATACCCCGAGACTGTCATTGAGATACTCAGGGTCCTTTATTTTTCGGGAAAACTCCAGACCACGGCGGATCTTCGTACCGCCCTCAACAGGAGAGGCGTGGATGTGGAAACCAGGACCATCAGGTACCATCTCACGAACCTGGAGAAAAACGGCTTTGTGCGCCGCTATGGAAACAGGGGAGTCATGCTCTCGCCGGAGGGTGTGGAGGAAGCGAAGATGCTCCTTGTTTTCGACAGGGTGGGAGGTCTCGCCATGGAGACGGAGCGCCTTTCCCTTGACTGCGATTACGATGCCCGGACCGGAAAGGGGAGCATTATGGTCAACACGCTCCTCGTGGACAGGGGAAAGACCGGTGAAGCCTTGGAAATGCTGTCACAGGCTTCAGGCAGCGGGGTCATACTCTCTTCCAGGCTCGGTATGCTCCATGCCGGGGAAAGGATGTGGAACTGCGAGGTCCCCGAAGGGAAGAACGCCCTCATCGGGGTGTCCGGCAGAAATTACGACATCATGCTCCAGCAGGCGCGGATTCCCACCGAGACGAGCGCCACGTTCCTCTACAGGGTAGAGGACGGCCGTCCCAGGGGCATTGCCGACATCATCTCCCATTCAGGAACGACCCTCAGCCCCGGAGAGCTTCTCATACGGGGAAAATACACGTCGGTCTCCGGCGTCGTCGCGGCGGGGTCGGGGCTTGTCACAGCCGCCATCAAGACGTTCCCCGCGGTTTTTTACGATGAAGTGAAGTCGATTCTGGAGAGCCTCGACGAAAGTCTCTTCTCGGGCCTCGTGGAGGTCAGGGCTCAGATTCCCCAGTCCTACAGGATGTCCTACAAGGACCGGAACAGGGGCTATATGCTCGTCTACGGCGGCGCCAACTTCTTTGCCCCCCTTGTGGAACAGGGTTTAGCGGAGCAGCTTTCAATCAGCCACAGCATCTACCCGAGCGAACGGATGCTGCCCGTAAAGGAAATTGCGGCGGCCCTCTGCGATTGA
- the glsA gene encoding glutaminase A: MKELLETVVENCRDSWRQGHVATYIPELAKARADATGIAVWDLSSGLSGAGDTDFTFTMQSVSKVVSLALALSECGEEKVFSAVGMDPLADPFNSIMRLEMDAPHRPHNPLINSGAIVVLSLLPWKESRDRMAAVSDMAARMTGRKAVAVNEAVYLSEKGTSDRNRALAWFLKSVGNLEGDIEDILDAYFRQCSLEVTCGDLAVLGATLAADGTNPVTGERVVSPRVARVVRTIMATCGMYDGSGEFAVTVGIPAKSGVGGGIAAAVPGRMGIGTCGPALDRKGNSVAGLAMLRRLSEELKLRIY; this comes from the coding sequence ATGAAAGAACTTCTGGAAACCGTGGTGGAAAACTGCAGGGATTCATGGAGGCAGGGGCATGTGGCGACCTACATCCCGGAACTGGCCAAGGCGAGGGCTGACGCGACGGGCATCGCCGTGTGGGATCTTTCATCGGGGCTTTCCGGCGCAGGGGACACGGACTTCACCTTCACCATGCAGTCCGTGTCCAAGGTGGTCTCCCTGGCCCTCGCCCTTTCTGAATGCGGCGAAGAGAAGGTGTTCTCCGCCGTGGGGATGGACCCTCTCGCTGACCCCTTCAACTCCATCATGCGCCTGGAGATGGATGCGCCCCACCGCCCCCACAACCCTCTCATCAACTCCGGGGCCATCGTGGTTCTTTCCCTGCTTCCCTGGAAGGAGAGCCGCGACCGAATGGCTGCCGTGAGCGACATGGCCGCGCGGATGACGGGCAGAAAGGCGGTGGCCGTGAACGAGGCGGTCTACCTGTCGGAGAAGGGAACGAGCGACAGGAACAGGGCACTGGCATGGTTCCTGAAAAGCGTGGGCAACCTGGAGGGCGACATCGAGGACATCCTCGACGCCTACTTCCGGCAGTGCAGCCTGGAGGTCACCTGCGGGGATCTCGCCGTGCTCGGGGCCACCCTTGCGGCGGACGGAACGAACCCCGTGACGGGTGAACGGGTGGTGAGCCCCAGGGTGGCGCGGGTGGTGCGGACCATCATGGCCACCTGCGGAATGTACGACGGATCCGGGGAGTTCGCCGTCACGGTAGGCATCCCGGCCAAGAGCGGCGTGGGCGGGGGCATCGCCGCGGCCGTCCCCGGGAGGATGGGCATCGGCACCTGCGGTCCCGCCCTGGACAGGAAAGGGAACTCCGTGGCGGGGCTGGCCATGCTCAGGAGGCTGAGCGAGGAACTGAAGCTGAGGATTTACTGA
- a CDS encoding Lrp/AsnC family transcriptional regulator, whose translation MVLPEMILDSVGRKLVNLLQEGLPLEKDPYGIIARDLDISRSEVTERIGALVDGGVIRRIGGVFDSAAMGYSSLLVGAAVPGEIFGDAAAFVNSFPGVTHNYRRSGPLNMWFTFASGDPGEIDGLLAALRERFGLSSVYPFPKVKHFKLRVFFDMEKE comes from the coding sequence ATGGTGCTTCCGGAGATGATCCTGGACTCCGTGGGCCGGAAGCTCGTCAACCTTCTCCAGGAGGGCCTTCCCCTGGAGAAGGATCCCTACGGGATAATCGCCCGGGATCTCGACATCTCCCGGAGCGAGGTGACGGAGAGGATCGGCGCCCTCGTCGACGGGGGCGTCATCCGGCGCATCGGCGGCGTCTTCGATTCCGCCGCCATGGGGTATTCGAGCCTTCTCGTGGGAGCGGCCGTTCCCGGGGAGATCTTCGGCGACGCGGCGGCCTTCGTGAATTCCTTCCCCGGTGTTACCCACAACTACCGCCGCTCCGGACCGCTGAACATGTGGTTCACCTTCGCCTCCGGCGACCCAGGGGAGATCGACGGGCTGCTGGCGGCCCTCAGGGAGAGGTTCGGCCTTTCCTCCGTGTATCCCTTCCCGAAGGTGAAGCACTTCAAGCTCAGGGTCTTTTTCGACATGGAGAAGGAGTGA
- a CDS encoding GNAT family N-acetyltransferase — MTIVTKIEGFTLRQAVKEDVPALLSLIRELAVYEKLEDQVTATEESLEVSLFGIRPGATTLLGEWQGKPVAYAVFFHNFSTFAGRLGLYLEDVYVKPEMRGRGMGKAILSYLACLAKERGCARFEWAVLDWNAPSIEFYRSLGAEPLDGWTVFRLTGEALDRLAKN; from the coding sequence ATGACGATAGTAACGAAAATCGAAGGCTTCACCCTACGGCAGGCTGTGAAAGAGGACGTGCCGGCTCTTCTCTCCCTGATACGGGAGCTGGCGGTGTACGAAAAACTCGAGGACCAGGTGACGGCCACGGAGGAGAGCCTGGAAGTGAGCCTCTTCGGCATACGGCCCGGGGCCACGACCCTTCTGGGGGAATGGCAGGGGAAACCGGTGGCCTATGCTGTTTTCTTCCACAACTTCTCTACCTTTGCAGGCAGGCTCGGGCTCTACCTCGAAGACGTGTACGTGAAGCCCGAAATGCGGGGGAGGGGGATGGGCAAGGCCATTCTCTCCTACCTGGCGTGCCTGGCGAAAGAACGGGGATGCGCCCGGTTCGAATGGGCGGTCCTGGACTGGAACGCTCCGTCCATCGAGTTTTACCGTTCTCTCGGCGCCGAACCCCTTGACGGATGGACGGTGTTCCGCCTGACCGGAGAAGCCCTGGACAGGCTCGCGAAGAACTAG
- a CDS encoding radical SAM/SPASM domain-containing protein, with the protein MLISWNTTSRCNLFCRHCYRESGPENDRSGELTTAEGRELIASIRRAGFRLLIFSGGEPLLREDIFDLVAAARDTGLLPAMGTNGTLLTVETAARLAESGLRGVAVSVDSLDREYHDTFRGTPGAFDSAQQGIRNALAADLRVQINLTLTDRNLDQFDRMVDYYEKMGVHAVHPFFLVPTGRALSMAEEELTSEAYFSMIRTVLEKQGTASLEIKPTCAPQFMPMAKEMGIPQRFTRGCLAGTAYCCVLPDGEVHVCPYLPVRASSVRERPFEDIWRDSDVFLKLRDRSAYGGSCGECGHWEICGGCRARAWYYTGNYLAEEPWCFRR; encoded by the coding sequence ATGCTCATTTCATGGAATACCACAAGCCGCTGCAATCTGTTCTGCCGGCACTGCTACCGGGAGTCCGGGCCTGAAAACGACCGGTCCGGGGAGCTGACCACCGCCGAAGGCAGGGAACTCATCGCCTCCATCCGGAGGGCGGGGTTCCGCCTCCTCATCTTCAGCGGCGGGGAGCCCCTTCTCCGGGAGGACATCTTTGACCTCGTCGCCGCCGCCCGGGACACCGGGCTTCTGCCCGCCATGGGGACCAACGGCACCCTCCTCACCGTGGAGACGGCCGCACGCCTGGCGGAGAGCGGCCTCCGGGGGGTAGCCGTGAGCGTGGACAGCCTGGACCGGGAATACCACGACACCTTCCGGGGAACCCCCGGGGCCTTCGACAGCGCCCAGCAGGGGATCCGGAACGCCCTCGCGGCGGACCTCCGGGTGCAGATCAACCTCACCCTCACCGACAGGAACCTGGACCAGTTCGACCGCATGGTGGACTACTATGAGAAGATGGGCGTCCACGCTGTCCATCCCTTCTTCCTCGTTCCCACGGGGAGGGCCCTCTCCATGGCAGAAGAGGAACTCACCTCGGAAGCCTACTTTTCCATGATCCGCACGGTCCTGGAAAAACAGGGCACCGCCTCGCTGGAAATCAAGCCCACCTGTGCCCCCCAGTTCATGCCCATGGCGAAGGAGATGGGCATTCCCCAGAGGTTCACCCGGGGATGCCTGGCAGGAACGGCATACTGCTGCGTCCTCCCGGACGGGGAGGTCCACGTATGCCCCTACCTGCCCGTCAGGGCCAGCAGCGTGAGGGAGAGGCCTTTCGAGGATATCTGGAGGGACAGCGACGTGTTCCTGAAGCTGCGGGATCGCTCGGCCTACGGGGGAAGCTGCGGGGAGTGCGGGCACTGGGAGATATGCGGCGGGTGCAGGGCCAGGGCCTGGTATTACACCGGAAACTATCTTGCGGAGGAGCCATGGTGCTTCCGGAGATGA
- a CDS encoding catalase, whose protein sequence is MSDREQDMKKEKLTSVTGAPVPDNQNSLTAGPRGPLLMQDVWFLEKLAHFDREVIPERRMHAKGSGAFGVFTVTHDITKYTKAKIFSETGKKTEMFVRFSTVAGERGAADAERDIRGFAMKFYTEEGNWDLVGNNTPVFFLRDPLKFPDLNHAVKRDPRTNLRSAKNNWDFWSSLPEALHQVTITMSDRGIPFSYRHMHGFGSHAFSMINGANERVWVKFHFHTQQGIKNLTDQEAEAIVGKCRESHQRDLYEAIERGEFPKWTMFIQVMTEEQANNMPYNPFDLTKVWYKKDYPLIEVGHFELNKNPDNYFRDVEQAAFNPASVVPGISFSPDKMLQGRLFSYGDAQRYRLGVNHHQIPVNAPRCPVNSYHRDGQMRVDANAGSTIGYEPNSYGKWQEQPEYKDPPLPLSGAAWQWNFREDDDDYYTQPGLLFRLMSPAQQKVLFENTARSIGDAPKEIEVRHIGNCLKADPAYGKGVADALGISLDEVK, encoded by the coding sequence ATGAGTGACAGGGAACAGGACATGAAGAAGGAAAAACTTACCAGCGTTACCGGGGCGCCGGTGCCGGATAACCAGAATTCTCTTACTGCCGGGCCCAGGGGACCTCTGCTGATGCAGGACGTGTGGTTCCTGGAAAAGCTTGCCCACTTCGACCGGGAAGTGATCCCCGAACGCAGGATGCACGCCAAGGGATCGGGAGCCTTCGGCGTGTTTACCGTGACCCACGACATCACGAAATACACGAAGGCGAAGATTTTTTCAGAGACCGGAAAGAAGACCGAGATGTTCGTCCGCTTCTCCACGGTGGCGGGCGAACGGGGAGCCGCCGACGCCGAACGGGACATCCGCGGCTTCGCCATGAAGTTCTACACCGAGGAAGGCAACTGGGACCTGGTGGGCAACAACACCCCCGTCTTCTTCCTGAGGGACCCCCTGAAGTTTCCCGACCTGAACCACGCGGTGAAGCGAGACCCCCGCACCAACCTGCGCAGCGCGAAGAACAACTGGGATTTCTGGTCATCCCTCCCCGAGGCACTCCACCAGGTGACCATCACCATGAGCGACCGGGGCATCCCCTTTTCTTACCGTCACATGCACGGGTTCGGAAGCCACGCCTTCAGCATGATCAACGGGGCAAACGAGAGGGTCTGGGTGAAGTTCCACTTCCATACGCAGCAGGGAATAAAAAACCTGACGGACCAGGAGGCGGAAGCCATCGTCGGCAAGTGCAGGGAGAGTCACCAGCGCGACCTGTATGAAGCCATCGAGCGGGGAGAATTCCCGAAGTGGACCATGTTCATCCAGGTCATGACGGAGGAGCAGGCAAACAACATGCCCTACAACCCCTTCGACCTGACGAAAGTATGGTATAAAAAAGACTACCCCCTGATCGAGGTGGGGCACTTCGAGCTGAACAAAAACCCGGATAACTACTTCCGGGACGTGGAGCAGGCCGCCTTCAACCCCGCCAGCGTGGTGCCCGGGATCAGCTTCTCCCCCGACAAGATGCTTCAGGGAAGGCTTTTCTCCTATGGCGACGCCCAGCGGTACCGCCTCGGGGTGAACCACCACCAGATACCGGTGAATGCGCCCCGGTGCCCGGTGAACAGCTACCACAGGGACGGGCAGATGCGGGTGGACGCCAACGCGGGAAGCACCATCGGCTACGAGCCCAACAGCTACGGCAAGTGGCAGGAGCAGCCCGAGTACAAGGATCCTCCCCTCCCCCTTTCCGGGGCGGCATGGCAGTGGAATTTCCGGGAGGACGATGACGATTACTATACCCAGCCCGGGCTTCTCTTCCGGCTCATGAGCCCGGCGCAGCAGAAGGTTCTCTTCGAAAACACCGCCCGCAGCATAGGCGACGCCCCGAAGGAGATCGAGGTGCGTCACATCGGGAACTGCCTGAAGGCGGACCCGGCCTACGGCAAGGGAGTGGCCGACGCCCTCGGGATTTCCCTCGACGAAGTGAAATAG
- a CDS encoding radical SAM protein, which yields MISLTKLLLDREHFGDRLRYHGGTPVSAGAAPGMGPVVVWNCTRACNLACRHCYASATPAGSGNELSSEEGRAFLESLAEFRVPAVLLSGGEPLMRKDIFQLLEYGASLGLRMVLSTNGTLIGSDTARRLRTAGVSYAGISLDGLETVNDAFRGTAGAFKKTLAAFRHCRAAGQKAGLRLSLTRTTVRELSAIFRLVEEEGISRVCLYHLVSAGRGSELQGEDLAPEETRDALDFLIEKTLDFGSRGVDTEILTVDNHCDGLYVFLKMKERDPERAERIFSLLGRSGGNRSGMAIGAVDWEGNVTIDQFTRSIVLGNIREKGFENIWRGEGDSFLAMLRDRKPYLRGRCGACRRQEQCNGNLRARALAAGDFWGPDPACYLTDGEIGL from the coding sequence TTGATCAGCCTGACAAAACTGCTGCTGGACCGGGAGCATTTCGGAGACAGGCTCAGGTATCACGGAGGCACCCCGGTTTCTGCGGGGGCTGCACCCGGCATGGGACCGGTAGTGGTGTGGAACTGCACCAGGGCCTGCAATCTGGCATGCCGCCACTGTTACGCCTCGGCGACGCCCGCCGGATCGGGAAACGAGCTTTCCTCCGAAGAAGGAAGGGCATTCCTGGAATCCCTTGCGGAGTTCCGGGTTCCCGCCGTTCTCCTTTCCGGCGGGGAGCCCCTCATGAGGAAGGACATCTTCCAGCTCCTGGAGTACGGCGCTTCCCTGGGGCTCCGGATGGTGCTCTCCACCAACGGCACCCTCATCGGCAGCGACACGGCCCGGAGGCTCCGTACCGCAGGCGTGAGCTATGCCGGCATCAGTCTCGACGGCCTGGAAACAGTGAACGATGCCTTTCGGGGAACGGCGGGCGCCTTCAAAAAAACCCTTGCGGCCTTCCGCCACTGCCGGGCCGCCGGGCAGAAGGCGGGGCTCCGGCTTTCCCTCACCCGGACCACTGTGCGGGAGCTTTCCGCCATCTTTCGTCTCGTGGAAGAGGAGGGAATCTCCAGGGTCTGCCTCTACCACCTGGTGTCCGCCGGAAGGGGGAGCGAGCTCCAGGGGGAGGATCTCGCCCCGGAAGAAACCCGGGACGCCCTGGACTTCCTCATCGAAAAGACCCTCGATTTCGGCAGCCGGGGAGTGGATACGGAGATCCTCACGGTGGACAACCATTGTGACGGCCTTTACGTCTTCCTGAAGATGAAGGAAAGGGACCCCGAACGGGCTGAGCGGATTTTCAGCCTGCTCGGCAGGAGCGGGGGCAACCGTTCAGGCATGGCCATCGGGGCAGTGGACTGGGAGGGCAACGTGACCATCGACCAGTTCACCCGGTCCATCGTTCTCGGAAACATCCGGGAGAAGGGATTTGAGAACATCTGGAGGGGGGAGGGGGACTCCTTCCTCGCCATGCTGCGGGACAGGAAGCCCTATCTCCGGGGACGGTGCGGCGCCTGCCGGAGGCAGGAGCAGTGCAACGGAAATCTCAGGGCCAGGGCCCTGGCCGCAGGGGACTTCTGGGGGCCGGATCCGGCCTGTTATCTCACCGACGGAGAAATCGGACTGTAG